The sequence below is a genomic window from Lolium perenne isolate Kyuss_39 chromosome 4, Kyuss_2.0, whole genome shotgun sequence.
GTTGAACATCCACGTTCCATCCAAATAGAAGACAACACACATGTACAGATACATATCTGAATTTATGGATGATGTAGTTCAAAAAGTGTCAAGTAAGTACTACATGTGGAGTTATGTCATGGTTAATTTACAATACTGAGTAAGAACTCATATTTTTCTGTGGTGCCCCAGACACAATTATACACTGCAAAGTGCATAAACATATTTCTACTAAATAGAAAAGGTGTGTGCGTGGATTGGGTACTGATTGCAGCATGGCAAACGTAAAATAAGATGCTAGTGCATGATTCCGTAATCAGAGCTGCTACTTGTAGATCGAGGTATACTCACGATGCTACATGACCGCATTGCTTGATTCCTTCGACCTACTCCATCAAGATGTCTGGCCTCTGCAAAGAACCCGCGGTGGATTTTGCATCTCATGCGTGGGGAAACGGTGGCGCTGTTGCTTCCATCTTAGGCGCGGGATAACAGCCGCAGCGGCGCATAGAGGCGTCGGGCACGGAGGCTGGCACACAGACCCTGGCGCTGGAGTGCAGCCATGGAGGCGGGCTCCCCGCCCCGAGCGTGGGCGGCTGGCGTGCGGGCGCGGAGGGCAGGGCACGGCGCGGTGGGCATTGGGTGCAGAGGGCGGCGGCCCGCTCGTGGGCGGCGGCATGGATCGTGGAGGGCAAAGACGGGTGCTGCGAGGATAGCGAGATTTGGAGATCGCGGATCTGACCATCTGGAGCAATGGCGCCGCATCTGACGGGAGGAGGGGTGGGGAGATTGAAGAGATCGTGTCCGTATGATGCAAGTGAATAGACGGCCTCGATTCGATTTTCCAACGGTActtcgtgcctttataagtagtagagataaaATCAAGCATGAGGAAGCACAAATATTGTGCCAATAAAATCACAGGAGTTTCCATGAATAATATATGGGCAACAAAAGGAATAAGGCATTTGTTCCACGCTTTATTATCTAGAGGCCACACAGGGCCTCCACATGACTAAGTCATCGAATATAGAAATTCATCATGTCCTTATGAAACCCAAGCTCAATTTGATTCCCATTGGGATGTTGTCTAAGGCTTCATTATTTCTGAACTTAAGTAGGCAAACCATAAGCTGCTTCCTGAGCTCTACAGGATCCTACAAATGTGTTAAACAAAAGTAAAAAACAAATGACCATAAAAATACAAGACATGTTGAAAAACGCATCAATACTTGGTTTAAATGTACTTACATTACGGATGCGTCTAGCAATCCGGTCAGTGCCATCCGTGGTGACAATGTGCCCCAAGACGGTGAATCCGGAGTCGTCGCTGCAACAACgtaattttgaatttttatttgtTTATGAGAAAATCTAGTCTAGTTAATTAAACCAACAAATCACATTACTTGTTTCTATTGGTGCCCATGACCTGATAGCTATCCATTGGGCACTCCGCGACTTTCTTATCCTAGCGAAGGTTCATTGTGTGGTGCATCTCGTTAAACTCTTCCATCAGGGCTTTGCTCTCCTTCATCACCACTCCATCGAATGAGGGCCTCCCGCCGATTCAGGTAATAGCACGGTCCATCAAAAATGTCCTCCTTCTTTGCATGTTGACAACAAGAAGATCATAGGCGTCCATGAAAACCAACGGTAGTACCTACTGCATTATGGAGACAAAAGTTAAtaactaacatagcaaaacacggGTTGTCGAAAACGATAGCCACTTACAACTTCGGAGTTGAAGATGTTGTAGGTAGGCAATGTTGGGATCACGGCATCAATCAATGTTGTGGTACGGTTAACTTGCGATATCGGTGAACGCCTTAAGGCATGTGCTTGAGTTTGAAGCTGCAAGTCAAACATGTGCCTCCATCCAACATGTTGGGTGGCATGCTCTCCGACTTTCCCGCACGAAATCCCACGAACGGCTAGACTGAAGCAGTCGGGGTGAACTCATCCAGCTGCCCGGATTGACTGTTGGACCGTCCCGACGGTTATCTCGATCATGTACAGAAGAGGGCTTCTTATCATATTATGTTGCAACATAGACGCTAGAGCAAACTCAGCAAACAGTTACAATAATGCACATTCTTAAAAATCTATGTGTTCCCATTTATATCACTCATTCAATATTTGTTCCTGCATATCGTGATATCTTACTTTGTAACCGAATACTTACTCTAATGCGTCCTGTTCATCTGTCTCCATGATAAAATTATACATATGCTCGACATCATGTGCACTGACGAATGCGCCAACCCGTTCATTGGTGCGGTACACTGGTTGTGGGCAACCAGCGTACCACAGCGATGAAGGGGCTAGCTTTTGTCAGTGCACATGTTGTCGAACATATGTACAATTTTATCATGGAGATCGATGACTAGAACACATTAGAGTAAGTATTTTTTGTTACAAAGTAAGATATCATGATGTCCACTAGCAAATATTGAAAGAGTGATAAAAATGGGAACACATAGATTTATAAGAATGTGCATTGTGGTAATTGTTTGCTGAGCTTGCTCTAATGCCTATTTTGCAACACAATATGGATGAGAAGCCATCTTCCGTACATGATCAAGATAACCCTCGGAATGATCCAAGTCAAGTAAGGCAGTTGGACGAGTTCGCCCCAACTGCTTCAATCTAGCAGTTCATGGACTTTCATGCGCGGAAGTCGAGAGGCATGCTACCACCCAACATGTTGGATGGAAGCACATGTTTTACTTGCAACTTCAAGCTCAAGCACATGCCTAAAGGCGTTCGCCGATATCGCAAGTCAACCGGACCACAACATTGATTGATGTTGTGATCCCAACATTGCCTCCCTACAACATCTTCGACTCCGAAGTTGTAAGTGGTTATCGTTTTCGACAATGTGTGTTTTCTTGTGTTAGTTATTAACTTTTGTCTCCATATGGCAATATCTACTACCGCTGACAGTCATGGACGCCTACGCTCTTCTTGTGGTCAACATTCAAAGAAGGAGGACATTTCTGATGGATTCGTGCTATTACCCGAATCAGCAGGAGACCCTCATTCAACAGAGTGAGGTGATAAAGGAGAGCAAAGCCCTGATGGAAGAGTTTAACGAGGTGCACCACACCATGAACCTTGACTAGGATACACAAGTCGCGGAGTGGCCAATGGACAGCTATCAGATCATGGGCACCAATAGAAACAGGTAATATGATTTGTTGGTTTAATTAACTAGACTAGATTTCCTTGGAAACAAATAAAAGTTCAAACTTACGTTGATTGCAACGATGACTCTGGATTCGCCGTCCTGGAACACATGGCACCGCGAGTGGCACTGGCCGAATTGCTAGACGCATCCCTAATGTAACTATGTAAGTACATCTAAACCAGGTATCGACACGTGTTTCATCATGTTTTGTATTTTTGTGGTCATTTGTTCTTACTTTTGTTTAGCACATTTTTAGATCCTATGGAGCTCAGGAAGCAACTTATGGTTCGCCTCCTGAAGTTCATAAATAATGAAACCTTAGACAACATCCCGGAAATCAAATTGAGCTTGGGTTTCATAAAGGCATTAGGAATTTCTATATTCGATGACTTAGTCATGTAGAGGCCGTGAGTGGCTTCTTAGTTTCATTTATATATTTGGTTAGTTTCAAAAAAATTTGGAAGCACCGAGATGCTGGTTGTTCATGTGTGCATTCAAACATGTAAGCCTTGCACCGAGCCTCACTTGTGCAGTTGTCTGCGTTCTAAAAAATTTAAAATCAATGAGGTATTGAGATATGTCGACATCGATATTGCAATTTCTTTGCATATTTTTGGAAGGCTTGAAGAATTGCTCATTATTAGCAATTTCCAGAGTATGGTAAATATTATAATTGCCAGTAGATAGTTTACCTGCAACTTTGAAACATTGTACATACAGTGAACCCCATGTTTAGTTGTCCCGCTTCATTTGTGAAATATCCTGAATCACGAAGATGTGTCAGAAATAGTAAAAAAGTAGTATAACAGGGATGTCACACAGAGCAGGCAGGCCATGCTAGAAGACAAATTTATGCCGTGTGACTCCTGGAAGGGTGCATTGGTACTTTTTATGGATTGGAGTTAGCTGCACGACATTGTGAGCCTGACTGTTGcctctgcattcagcagccaaagaaTCAACAACGTAGATGTACATCAAAGCAAAAGTGCAAACACATAATTAGCATTGGCTGCCAAAGATTTGTATATGATCTATGGAGCCATTCAAACTGTCAAGCAACACCTGGTTTAAACAACTAAACAGCTAACATACTAGGGAATCAATCAATATCATTGCCATTTTTCAAGCCCAGTGATTTGACACCAGAAAAAAAGGCTGTAGTTGGAACACGTGAAAAGCAACCAAGGCAAGggttgaagaaatactgtaggtaCTAAAGAGGGTTAAATGAAAAAATGAGATGCTAAATATTAGTATGTGTCCAATTATTACCAGTGCATCGGAATTGCTGAGGTGCATCTTCCATAAGGGTCCGAGATTTTCTTGTCTGTCTACATCCCACACACAGTATGCCACATTCTTGTACTGAGCCTTCTCAACGTTAAAACCTGCATAGGAAAAATCATATGCCAAAGCCAGACATAGTAAGATCAATTAATGGAAGAATGGAGAGCTGCAGTAACACAACTGGTTTTGAACTCTAAAAAGTTTGCTACTTCAAAAGAAAAAATCACCCCAACAGCAAAGGTAAAGCCGATTTCAGTAGTACAAAACAAACTTATATCATATTCATATGTGATAATCAGTAGTCGTCAATCCATCTTCAGTTACAGAGAAAAAAAGTAAAGTTTATATCGCCATGAATTTGAACTGCTATAATGGTATGAAATATGTTGCATCCACAGAGCATTGTCTTTCAGTTGTTATTAACTGAAAAACGAGCATCTCTTTGGTTAATCTCAAGAAGGCTATCAGCTTTTTGAACATT
It includes:
- the LOC127295436 gene encoding uncharacterized protein; the protein is METRLAKTPPPHGPRRSELHLHFCRTTPIDDGRSDSADQESPHRRSGSGFNVEKAQYKNVAYCVWDVDRQENLGPLWKMHLSNSDALDISQMKRDN